A genome region from Alicyclobacillus acidocaldarius subsp. acidocaldarius DSM 446 includes the following:
- a CDS encoding flagellar FlbD family protein, whose translation MIALTRLNGTVVWLNPLHIELVEVTPDSVVTLTNGHKYVVLEDPETIASKMIEVYRRIGLVAAPVRDEGGGA comes from the coding sequence ATGATTGCTTTGACGCGATTAAATGGGACCGTCGTTTGGCTCAATCCGCTGCATATCGAGTTGGTCGAAGTGACGCCCGACTCCGTGGTGACGCTGACCAACGGACACAAGTACGTGGTCTTGGAGGATCCGGAGACCATTGCGTCAAAGATGATCGAGGTGTACCGGCGGATTGGCCTCGTCGCGGCGCCCGTGCGCGATGAGGGGGGCGGGGCATGA
- a CDS encoding flagellar hook-length control protein FliK — protein MRVAASSPQANLGDAVGKPEVKGKRQMDLSEVWAAIFAQVGALNHAAAHATGSVGESVAERADTPSAAKTFRVREPGGTSAERMLPPESLSVRAPSATSIPSDGITWATGDKVAMPRTDSRLQPLGDDGLFARSAGGADVAERAGEMGGVRMASQDGPHANIAKDTVQNIVRVSGDHAQAQDAGGTREADAADAVPSLPAGHDAVGAFEPNRHRRADRSMPESSAGGTSFHAAASDGVNMAVAVPVGAFGGHELRPASAERSDANKPVTSTIGSLGADLRAWMTTDGDSTAKTLTVALEPKELGAVKVIVHHGDEGLQIQLVASTAASASLLAAQLPALMQQMAQGGLSVRDVSVGLATDAGETGSGEQQRDRGDSSVAGTVGAGTVSSSRFARAGYGAEGEYPVSLINLYA, from the coding sequence ATGCGAGTGGCGGCATCCTCGCCCCAGGCGAATCTCGGCGATGCGGTGGGGAAGCCCGAGGTGAAGGGCAAGCGTCAGATGGACCTGTCCGAGGTTTGGGCGGCCATCTTCGCGCAGGTCGGGGCGCTGAACCACGCGGCTGCGCACGCGACGGGATCCGTGGGCGAATCGGTGGCGGAGCGCGCCGACACCCCATCCGCGGCGAAAACATTCCGAGTTCGCGAACCTGGCGGAACCAGCGCCGAGCGTATGCTCCCGCCGGAATCCTTGAGCGTTCGCGCGCCATCAGCGACGTCGATTCCTTCGGACGGCATCACGTGGGCGACCGGGGACAAAGTCGCTATGCCTCGAACGGACAGTCGGCTTCAGCCTTTGGGTGATGACGGGCTCTTTGCGCGATCGGCCGGTGGCGCAGACGTGGCCGAAAGGGCCGGCGAGATGGGCGGCGTGCGAATGGCCTCGCAGGATGGGCCTCATGCGAATATCGCGAAGGACACCGTGCAGAACATCGTCCGCGTGTCTGGCGATCACGCCCAGGCGCAGGACGCGGGAGGTACGCGTGAAGCGGACGCCGCAGACGCAGTGCCTAGCTTGCCTGCAGGCCATGACGCGGTTGGGGCTTTTGAGCCGAATCGCCATCGCCGAGCCGATCGTTCAATGCCGGAATCGAGCGCGGGCGGGACGTCGTTCCATGCGGCCGCGTCAGATGGCGTCAACATGGCCGTCGCTGTGCCGGTCGGTGCGTTCGGCGGTCACGAGTTGCGGCCGGCTTCGGCTGAGCGATCGGATGCTAACAAGCCGGTGACTTCGACTATCGGCTCGCTGGGCGCCGATCTGCGGGCGTGGATGACGACGGACGGGGACTCCACCGCGAAGACGTTGACCGTGGCGCTCGAACCCAAGGAGTTGGGAGCCGTGAAAGTGATCGTCCATCACGGCGACGAAGGTCTCCAGATCCAGCTCGTGGCTTCGACCGCCGCAAGCGCGAGCCTGTTGGCCGCACAGCTTCCGGCGCTGATGCAACAGATGGCGCAGGGTGGATTGTCCGTCCGCGACGTGAGCGTCGGATTGGCGACGGACGCGGGCGAAACGGGCAGCGGGGAGCAGCAGCGAGATCGAGGAGACAGTTCGGTGGCGGGAACCGTGGGCGCCGGGACCGTCAGCTCCAGCCGCTTTGCGCGCGCGGGTTATGGGGCCGAAGGTGAATACCCGGTTTCGCTCATCAATCTGTATGCGTGA
- a CDS encoding flagellar hook capping FlgD N-terminal domain-containing protein: protein MAVNPTLSLSAPVNGLSSAQTAAQSGTTSSSSASASQTGMNSLNENDFMQLLVTQLQNQDPLNPVDNTQMLAQLAQFSALEEMTQVAQTDAQVLSAVQNLESEMSLLMAHSLIGASVTVQDASGNQVQGTVSSVTMNQGTPQIVVNGTSYPLTQVVGMA from the coding sequence GTGGCGGTCAACCCAACTTTGTCTCTCAGCGCACCTGTAAACGGTTTGTCCAGCGCGCAGACGGCCGCGCAGAGCGGGACCACGAGTTCTTCCAGTGCCAGCGCTTCGCAGACCGGAATGAACTCGCTGAACGAAAACGACTTCATGCAGCTTTTGGTCACGCAGTTACAAAATCAGGACCCGCTCAATCCCGTCGATAACACGCAGATGCTCGCACAGTTGGCGCAGTTCAGCGCGCTCGAGGAGATGACCCAGGTGGCGCAGACCGATGCGCAGGTCCTGAGTGCCGTGCAAAACTTGGAGAGCGAGATGAGCCTGCTGATGGCGCACAGCCTCATTGGGGCGTCGGTCACGGTCCAGGACGCGAGTGGGAATCAGGTTCAGGGAACGGTGTCGTCCGTGACCATGAATCAAGGCACACCCCAAATCGTCGTCAATGGAACGTCGTATCCGTTGACACAGGTGGTTGGCATGGCGTGA
- a CDS encoding flagellar basal body-associated FliL family protein, whose translation MKKAVRTMLMIVLGIVVIAGAAIGYLLYSKKHHAAGGAPSKLSAKQMADLQVTLPQMTTNLAGSGIIQFTLTLQADSKSTKNELNLMEPQISDAVNGIMREFTSDELRTDAGLNRLKATIVSQVNRLLPTGKVTAVYLSQVLVQ comes from the coding sequence ATGAAGAAGGCTGTGCGCACGATGCTGATGATCGTCCTCGGCATTGTCGTGATCGCCGGAGCGGCCATCGGCTATCTGCTGTACTCGAAGAAGCATCACGCTGCAGGCGGCGCTCCGTCCAAGCTTTCCGCGAAGCAAATGGCAGATCTTCAGGTCACGTTGCCCCAGATGACCACGAATCTGGCCGGCAGCGGGATCATTCAATTCACGCTGACCTTGCAGGCGGATTCGAAGAGCACGAAGAACGAACTGAATCTCATGGAGCCGCAGATTTCAGACGCGGTGAACGGCATCATGCGCGAGTTCACGTCGGACGAACTTCGCACCGACGCCGGCTTGAACCGCCTGAAGGCGACCATCGTGAGCCAGGTCAACCGCCTGCTTCCGACGGGGAAGGTCACGGCGGTGTATCTTTCGCAAGTCCTTGTGCAGTGA
- the flgC gene encoding flagellar basal body rod protein FlgC, which yields MFDNTSMNISASGLAANQLWLNVIANNIANVNTTRTPQGGPYRAEIVNFAPVENDVSFQTALGQAVQGIGGGVEVTSITQDTSPFQLIYDPSNPDAVNGYVETSNVNLTTQMVDLIQATRAYQANATAFDAAKQMAVTALGIGK from the coding sequence ATGTTTGACAACACCAGCATGAACATCTCGGCGAGCGGGCTCGCGGCGAACCAACTGTGGCTGAACGTGATCGCCAACAATATCGCGAACGTGAATACCACGCGCACCCCGCAGGGGGGGCCTTATCGCGCCGAGATCGTCAACTTTGCGCCAGTGGAAAATGACGTCTCCTTTCAGACCGCGCTTGGGCAGGCCGTCCAGGGGATTGGCGGAGGCGTCGAGGTGACGAGCATCACGCAGGACACGAGTCCGTTCCAGCTGATCTACGATCCGTCCAATCCCGATGCCGTCAACGGGTACGTGGAGACCTCGAACGTCAACCTGACCACGCAGATGGTCGACCTGATTCAGGCGACGCGGGCCTATCAGGCGAACGCCACTGCCTTTGACGCGGCCAAGCAGATGGCCGTGACGGCGCTTGGAATTGGCAAGTGA
- the fliF gene encoding flagellar basal-body MS-ring/collar protein FliF, with amino-acid sequence MNEALRNIWTQARGKWAGLPARSRRNVIIAAAALLAALLVVVFAATRPHYVTIMEGLDDKSLGQVQQELDTLKIPNEIQGTAVLVPARYADEARIQLAMAGLPQSGYDAYSGVTTSLGETQDEFNLQVLNALQQSLSTTISDINGVESAQVHIVMPQQQLFVTQPTTDAKASVFVDLGPGVQLSSAQVYGIQQLVAHSVPGLTVGNVTVVDQYGNVLSSDVAQGGSSSAVGAASSELAMREKLENDLQQTLISGLQQIVGAENAVVVVHANVTFNQTQTTTHTLINAPGSNTGFITSQEVQKSQSSSGSPGGAAGQAGSNPNLNSTYAAAGGAVTNSTTSNTITNYAYSYQNQQTTVDPMQVLGYSVGVLLNSNDKNITPAVEAQIRNFVQSVLGTTPSQGKNVVSVSAVPFANPMQAVPAAPGARTWVYALGGLLLGALVVAGYLVFRRRRQPAGEVIEIPAGETFEQPLEELPLTQEEVLRNQLIQLAQHRPDDFASLLRTWLSE; translated from the coding sequence TTGAACGAAGCCCTGCGAAACATCTGGACCCAGGCTCGGGGGAAATGGGCGGGGCTTCCAGCGCGATCGCGCCGCAATGTGATCATCGCCGCGGCTGCGCTTTTGGCGGCCCTTCTGGTGGTGGTGTTTGCGGCGACGCGGCCGCACTACGTGACCATCATGGAGGGCTTGGATGACAAGTCCCTTGGCCAGGTTCAGCAAGAGCTGGACACCTTGAAAATACCGAACGAGATTCAAGGTACGGCGGTGCTGGTTCCCGCGCGATACGCGGACGAGGCGCGCATCCAACTGGCGATGGCGGGACTGCCCCAAAGCGGTTACGACGCGTATTCGGGCGTCACGACCTCGCTCGGCGAGACGCAGGATGAGTTCAACCTGCAGGTGCTGAACGCGCTTCAACAGAGTCTGTCGACGACCATCAGCGACATCAACGGCGTCGAATCCGCGCAAGTGCATATCGTCATGCCGCAGCAACAGTTGTTCGTGACACAGCCGACGACCGATGCCAAGGCTTCGGTCTTCGTCGATCTCGGCCCGGGTGTGCAGCTGTCCTCCGCGCAGGTGTATGGCATTCAACAGCTCGTGGCCCACTCCGTGCCGGGGCTCACGGTCGGCAACGTGACGGTCGTGGACCAGTACGGCAATGTGCTCTCGAGCGACGTGGCCCAAGGCGGTTCCTCGAGCGCCGTGGGCGCGGCATCGTCCGAACTCGCGATGCGAGAAAAGCTCGAAAACGATCTGCAGCAGACCCTCATCTCCGGGTTGCAGCAGATTGTGGGCGCCGAGAACGCAGTCGTTGTGGTGCACGCGAACGTGACGTTCAACCAGACGCAGACCACGACGCACACGCTGATCAACGCTCCGGGGTCGAACACAGGATTCATCACGAGCCAAGAGGTGCAGAAATCACAGTCGTCGAGCGGTTCGCCTGGGGGAGCCGCGGGTCAGGCGGGCAGCAATCCCAACCTGAACAGCACCTATGCGGCTGCGGGCGGCGCGGTGACGAACTCCACGACGTCCAACACCATCACCAACTACGCGTACAGCTATCAAAATCAGCAGACGACCGTGGATCCGATGCAGGTCTTGGGCTACTCGGTCGGTGTGCTGTTGAACAGCAACGACAAGAACATCACGCCGGCCGTCGAGGCGCAGATACGCAACTTTGTGCAAAGCGTGCTGGGGACCACGCCTTCCCAGGGCAAGAATGTCGTGAGCGTCTCGGCTGTCCCGTTCGCCAACCCGATGCAGGCGGTCCCTGCGGCGCCCGGCGCGCGGACGTGGGTGTATGCGCTCGGAGGGCTTCTCCTCGGGGCCTTGGTTGTGGCGGGTTATCTGGTCTTCCGGCGCCGCCGGCAGCCTGCTGGTGAGGTGATCGAAATCCCAGCCGGAGAGACCTTCGAGCAACCGCTCGAAGAGTTGCCGCTGACTCAGGAAGAGGTCCTTCGCAATCAACTCATTCAGCTGGCGCAACATCGACCGGACGACTTCGCGAGCTTGTTGAGGACATGGCTGTCCGAATGA
- a CDS encoding FliI/YscN family ATPase: MARDPSWVAEAIREVERRHLVRRAGRVMRVIGHMLEVAGPTASLGELCALGRDASEGLGEVIGFHEGRLYVVPLGPLPEVSPGTPVRFLERQFRIRCGPGLVGRVLNGLGEPIDDRGPLEGPLVWRTVDAPAISPLRRGRISSPYATGVRAIDALLTIGRGQRVGLFAGSGVGKSTLLSMMARGGRADVHVIALVGERGREVREFLEDDLGEEGMRRSVVIVATSDESAYVRSKAAFVATAIAEHFRDEGMHVTLMMDSLTRFAMAEREVGLAMGEPPSSRGYTPSVFAKLPVLLERAGPGPVGAITAVYTVLVEGDDLNDPIADAVRGILDGHIVLSRSLANRGQFPAIDVLQSLSRLFPSIADEDHRRAAERVREWMARYGEIEDLFRIGAYRQGTDPAVDEAIQRMPEILEFLRQKKGETVAFEEAITQLLNLAGDRE, encoded by the coding sequence ATGGCGCGTGATCCGAGCTGGGTGGCCGAGGCGATTCGGGAGGTGGAGCGGAGGCACTTGGTACGCCGCGCGGGGCGCGTCATGCGCGTCATTGGTCACATGCTCGAGGTTGCGGGGCCGACAGCCTCCCTTGGCGAATTGTGTGCACTGGGCCGGGATGCGTCGGAAGGGCTGGGTGAGGTCATCGGATTTCACGAAGGGCGTCTCTATGTGGTTCCTCTGGGCCCGTTGCCGGAGGTATCCCCCGGAACGCCGGTTCGCTTTCTGGAGCGACAGTTTCGCATCCGCTGCGGGCCTGGCTTGGTCGGCCGGGTATTGAATGGACTCGGGGAGCCCATCGATGACCGAGGCCCCTTGGAAGGGCCGCTCGTGTGGCGGACCGTGGACGCGCCTGCCATCTCGCCCCTTCGCCGGGGTCGCATCAGCTCACCCTACGCGACGGGCGTACGAGCCATCGACGCGCTGCTCACCATCGGCCGAGGCCAGCGCGTCGGCCTGTTCGCGGGGAGCGGCGTGGGCAAAAGCACGTTGCTCAGCATGATGGCCCGCGGCGGTCGCGCCGACGTGCACGTCATCGCGCTCGTCGGCGAGCGAGGGCGAGAGGTGAGGGAATTCTTAGAGGACGATCTCGGCGAAGAAGGGATGAGGCGGAGCGTCGTGATCGTCGCCACCTCCGATGAGTCGGCGTACGTCCGAAGCAAGGCGGCCTTTGTGGCCACCGCCATCGCCGAGCATTTTCGCGACGAAGGCATGCACGTGACGCTCATGATGGACTCGCTCACGCGTTTCGCGATGGCGGAGCGCGAGGTGGGACTCGCCATGGGGGAGCCTCCGTCGTCCCGAGGGTACACGCCGAGCGTGTTCGCCAAGCTCCCTGTGCTCCTCGAGCGCGCAGGCCCTGGACCCGTGGGCGCGATCACGGCCGTCTACACGGTCCTGGTCGAGGGCGACGATCTCAACGACCCCATCGCGGACGCCGTGCGAGGCATCCTGGATGGACATATCGTGCTTTCTCGCTCGCTCGCCAATCGAGGTCAGTTTCCCGCCATCGACGTCCTCCAGAGTCTGTCGCGCCTGTTTCCGTCCATCGCGGACGAGGACCATCGCCGGGCGGCGGAGCGCGTGCGGGAATGGATGGCGAGGTATGGCGAAATCGAGGACCTGTTCCGGATCGGCGCGTACCGGCAGGGAACGGATCCTGCGGTGGATGAGGCCATCCAGCGCATGCCGGAGATCCTCGAGTTTCTCCGGCAAAAGAAGGGCGAAACGGTTGCATTCGAAGAAGCCATCACGCAATTGTTGAACCTTGCGGGGGATCGGGAATGA
- a CDS encoding FliH/SctL family protein: MSSVVKRGRIAPFTDSIPIPAFSEAVSPEAKMDSAGASPSASPEEGPWAQVAASILADAERKAQQIIAEAMEKASSILDEARLEIERRAQAAEQEGRERGLQEGRRAGQLELAEEKSRLQAQMDALAQELREDHARRLQEQRQPILDLVTAAARRLLQRELALSPADVAKLVDELLGQVVAASTVYVRVHPDDCEAVRQASPQISLRHGGTIAIQVVPDLSLARGDCVIAADAVEIDARVQVRLDELSRVLAELAEEGPHGA; the protein is encoded by the coding sequence TTGTCTAGCGTCGTCAAGCGAGGTCGAATCGCGCCGTTCACCGATTCCATCCCGATCCCGGCCTTCTCCGAGGCGGTGTCGCCCGAAGCGAAGATGGATTCCGCAGGCGCATCTCCCAGCGCGTCCCCGGAAGAGGGGCCGTGGGCACAGGTGGCGGCGAGCATCCTGGCGGATGCGGAGCGAAAGGCCCAGCAGATCATCGCCGAGGCGATGGAAAAGGCGTCTTCCATCCTCGACGAGGCTCGGCTCGAGATTGAGCGGCGCGCACAGGCGGCCGAACAGGAAGGGCGCGAGCGGGGCCTTCAGGAGGGGCGCCGCGCGGGGCAGCTTGAACTTGCGGAGGAGAAGTCGCGACTGCAGGCGCAGATGGACGCGCTCGCGCAGGAGCTTCGCGAGGATCACGCGCGCCGGCTCCAGGAGCAGCGCCAGCCCATTCTTGACCTCGTCACGGCGGCCGCGCGCCGGCTCCTGCAGCGGGAACTGGCGCTATCGCCTGCGGACGTGGCCAAACTCGTGGACGAGCTTCTCGGGCAAGTCGTGGCGGCTTCCACGGTGTACGTGCGCGTGCACCCCGACGACTGCGAGGCGGTGCGCCAAGCTTCACCGCAGATCTCGCTGCGCCACGGAGGGACCATCGCCATTCAGGTGGTGCCCGACCTTTCGCTCGCGCGAGGGGATTGCGTGATCGCGGCGGACGCCGTCGAGATCGACGCGCGGGTCCAGGTTCGCCTGGACGAGTTATCCCGCGTGCTTGCCGAACTCGCAGAGGAGGGGCCTCATGGCGCGTGA
- a CDS encoding flagellar hook-basal body complex protein → MLRSMNSAISGMQAFQTDLDVVGNNIANVETVGFKQSDVQFADLLSQTMSLGTAGTAPNPGTGSSGATTGIGGTNPEQVGLGVQVAATQMDMSQGPDETTGVPTNVAIQGNGFFVVTNGTSTYLTRAGNFSVDSAGNLVLPNGVIALGYEATSLSSSTTSGSTSSSNNSVPPPSTASTTTSSLSSVNLNTWANDWANKYASGEKVSQVSNVSIGANGALTATLTLTPSSGSGSPSTQTVVLGYLALAQVPNPQGLVSVGDNLFSASSPAAGTPTYWTPGQGTYGTLASGELEGSNVDLSQQFAEMIVAQNAYVANTHMIGTDNAILQALVNMKNS, encoded by the coding sequence ATGCTTCGTTCCATGAATTCGGCCATCTCGGGTATGCAGGCCTTTCAGACCGATCTCGACGTGGTGGGCAACAACATCGCGAACGTCGAGACGGTGGGATTTAAGCAATCGGACGTCCAATTCGCGGACCTGTTGAGCCAGACGATGTCCTTGGGAACGGCTGGGACGGCGCCTAACCCCGGCACGGGCAGTTCAGGTGCGACCACAGGCATTGGCGGGACCAATCCAGAGCAGGTGGGACTCGGCGTGCAGGTGGCGGCGACGCAGATGGACATGTCGCAGGGCCCGGACGAGACCACGGGCGTCCCGACGAACGTCGCCATTCAAGGCAACGGGTTCTTTGTGGTGACCAACGGAACCAGCACGTATCTGACGCGGGCCGGGAACTTCTCGGTGGATAGCGCCGGCAACCTGGTGTTGCCAAACGGCGTGATCGCGCTCGGCTATGAGGCTACGTCCTTGTCGAGTTCCACAACGTCAGGTAGCACGAGCAGCAGCAACAACTCGGTGCCCCCACCGAGCACGGCTTCAACGACCACTTCTTCTCTCTCTTCCGTCAACCTGAATACATGGGCGAACGACTGGGCGAACAAGTACGCATCAGGCGAGAAAGTCAGCCAGGTCTCGAACGTCAGCATCGGCGCGAACGGGGCGTTGACCGCCACGTTGACACTCACGCCGTCGTCGGGCTCAGGCTCACCGTCTACGCAAACCGTCGTTCTTGGGTACCTCGCCCTCGCACAGGTTCCGAATCCACAAGGGCTCGTGAGCGTGGGCGACAACCTGTTCAGCGCGTCGAGCCCGGCGGCCGGTACGCCCACCTATTGGACGCCTGGACAGGGGACGTACGGAACGCTTGCGTCGGGCGAACTGGAGGGCTCCAACGTCGACTTGTCGCAGCAGTTCGCCGAGATGATCGTCGCGCAGAACGCGTACGTGGCGAATACGCACATGATCGGCACCGACAACGCCATCCTACAGGCGCTTGTCAACATGAAGAACTCGTGA
- the fliG gene encoding flagellar motor switch protein FliG, with translation MQRRSSLTGRQKAAVLMIALGQEVAAQVMKRLSPEEVEQLTFEIANVNKVGMEQREAILEEFRDLAMARDYIQTGGIDYAREVLERALGAQGAQEVLARLTSSLQVRPFHFARKADPSQILSFLQDEHPQTIALVLAYLEPNQAAAILSALPSDLQAEVARRIATMKGTSPDVVAEVEEILESKLSTMTSVDNQQAGGIEAIVEILNGVDRATEKTILEELAKRDPELVDEIKKRMFVFEDIIFLDSKAIQRVIREVDARDLQLALRVARDDVKEVIFNNMSKRMAEQFKEDMEYMGPVRLRDVEDAQQRIVGVIRHLEDLGEIVVSRGGGDDIIV, from the coding sequence GTGCAACGGCGGTCGTCGTTGACCGGGAGGCAAAAGGCTGCGGTGCTCATGATCGCGCTTGGCCAGGAGGTGGCCGCGCAGGTCATGAAGCGTTTGTCGCCGGAAGAGGTGGAGCAACTCACGTTCGAGATCGCCAACGTGAACAAGGTAGGGATGGAGCAGCGGGAAGCCATTCTCGAGGAATTCCGCGATCTCGCCATGGCTCGGGACTACATCCAGACGGGCGGTATCGACTATGCGCGTGAGGTTTTGGAGCGGGCGCTCGGCGCACAGGGGGCGCAGGAGGTGCTTGCCCGATTGACGTCGTCCTTGCAAGTGCGGCCCTTCCACTTCGCGCGCAAGGCAGATCCGAGTCAGATCCTGAGCTTTTTGCAGGATGAGCATCCGCAGACCATCGCGCTGGTGCTCGCCTACTTGGAGCCGAACCAGGCCGCGGCCATCCTTTCCGCCCTGCCCTCTGATCTTCAGGCGGAAGTGGCTCGGCGGATCGCCACGATGAAAGGCACTTCCCCGGACGTCGTGGCCGAGGTGGAAGAGATTTTGGAAAGCAAACTCTCCACGATGACCAGCGTGGATAACCAGCAGGCGGGTGGCATCGAGGCGATTGTCGAGATCTTGAACGGCGTCGACCGGGCGACGGAGAAGACCATTCTTGAGGAGCTGGCCAAACGGGATCCGGAGCTCGTCGACGAGATCAAGAAGCGGATGTTCGTGTTCGAAGACATCATTTTCCTCGATTCGAAGGCCATCCAGCGCGTCATTCGCGAGGTGGATGCGAGAGATCTCCAGCTCGCGCTTCGCGTCGCGAGGGACGACGTCAAAGAGGTCATCTTCAACAACATGTCCAAGCGCATGGCGGAGCAGTTCAAGGAGGATATGGAGTACATGGGTCCCGTTCGGCTTCGCGATGTGGAGGACGCGCAGCAGCGTATCGTCGGCGTGATACGCCATCTCGAGGATCTGGGCGAGATCGTCGTCTCGCGCGGAGGAGGTGACGACATCATTGTCTAG
- a CDS encoding flagellar hook-basal body complex protein FliE, producing MVVPVSSALTSGLSVATPAVSGSSGGMSFSDYLGKALDEVNQVAARADNLAVEYASGGPVSTADLMIAETQASLAVDLLSQTATRVQQAYTTLMNMQI from the coding sequence ATGGTCGTTCCGGTGTCATCGGCCCTGACGAGCGGTCTGAGCGTCGCGACGCCCGCGGTGAGCGGCTCCTCCGGGGGCATGAGTTTCTCAGACTACCTCGGAAAGGCCCTCGACGAGGTCAACCAGGTGGCGGCTCGCGCCGACAACTTAGCGGTGGAATACGCGAGCGGCGGCCCGGTGTCCACGGCGGATCTCATGATCGCCGAGACGCAGGCTTCGCTCGCAGTGGACCTTCTGTCGCAGACCGCCACTCGCGTGCAGCAGGCGTACACTACTTTGATGAACATGCAGATTTAG
- a CDS encoding MotE family protein, producing the protein MEAKRSSVTARTKPEGTPRGAAREAQRAPGRAPRGGDVQGDSAGPALDDEKPGVGRRVITIFLLVFVPLIVAAAAIAAVLVVLGVPVWQDIQHLFGGKGSQPSSAQDAALRQTIAIERSQIQSLASQVASLNNQLSASREQAASLREQVKTLRAELSSISSGQKQGAAEAKILAQMDPTAAAQVIEHMPASQAAWAIESLSPDASGPILQALPPATASALLQQSARDSQIAALSNGTSNAPPSP; encoded by the coding sequence ATGGAAGCCAAGCGATCTTCGGTGACTGCGCGCACCAAGCCGGAGGGAACGCCCCGCGGAGCGGCCCGCGAGGCGCAACGAGCGCCGGGCCGGGCGCCCCGCGGAGGGGACGTCCAGGGCGATTCGGCCGGCCCCGCCTTGGACGACGAGAAGCCAGGCGTGGGCCGGAGAGTGATCACCATCTTCCTGTTGGTGTTCGTGCCGCTGATCGTTGCCGCCGCTGCGATCGCGGCCGTGCTCGTCGTCCTTGGTGTTCCTGTGTGGCAAGACATTCAACACCTGTTCGGCGGCAAAGGAAGCCAGCCTTCTTCAGCGCAAGATGCGGCGCTGCGGCAAACCATTGCCATCGAGCGTTCGCAGATCCAGTCGCTCGCGTCTCAGGTGGCATCGCTCAACAACCAGTTGTCTGCCTCGCGCGAGCAGGCCGCCTCGCTGCGGGAGCAGGTGAAGACCTTGCGCGCGGAGTTGTCCTCCATCTCGAGCGGACAGAAGCAGGGCGCTGCCGAAGCGAAGATCCTCGCCCAAATGGATCCGACGGCGGCGGCGCAGGTGATCGAGCATATGCCCGCTTCTCAAGCGGCATGGGCCATCGAATCGCTTAGCCCCGACGCGTCGGGTCCGATTTTACAGGCGCTGCCACCGGCGACGGCGAGCGCCTTGTTGCAACAGTCGGCTCGAGATAGTCAGATTGCCGCGCTGTCGAACGGCACGTCGAACGCCCCCCCGTCTCCGTGA
- the flgB gene encoding flagellar basal body rod protein FlgB produces the protein MTVFELLQSALDASTLRQAVYANNIANAGTPGYKRQDVAFETLLQSALGSGDSNALGEAQIPIGAQRPSYDLSALPNVIPEVYTDTSTTVNSNGNNVDITEEMVLMAENQVRYDTLVQDISDRLDRLRTAIMGS, from the coding sequence ATGACGGTTTTCGAATTGTTGCAGAGCGCTCTCGACGCATCGACGCTCCGCCAGGCGGTGTACGCGAACAACATCGCGAACGCCGGCACACCCGGGTATAAGCGCCAGGATGTAGCGTTTGAGACGCTGCTTCAAAGCGCCCTCGGGAGTGGAGACAGCAACGCTCTCGGCGAAGCGCAGATCCCCATTGGGGCGCAACGGCCAAGTTACGACCTGAGCGCGTTGCCGAATGTCATCCCTGAGGTGTACACCGATACGTCCACAACCGTGAACAGCAATGGCAACAACGTGGACATCACGGAAGAAATGGTGTTGATGGCCGAAAATCAGGTGAGGTACGACACCCTGGTGCAGGACATCTCGGATCGACTGGACCGGCTGCGCACGGCCATCATGGGGAGCTGA